One window of Methanobacterium alkalithermotolerans genomic DNA carries:
- the amrS gene encoding AmmeMemoRadiSam system radical SAM enzyme, with protein sequence MKMEALLYEKKEYSVHCKVCQRRCSISTGKRGYCLTRENIEGTLYTLNYAAASSLAVDPIEKKPLFHFYPGSRVYSLGTVGCNFSCKYCQNWSISQARIDSFKTKYVSPENAVATAKTYNCKSIAWTYNEPTMWLEYTIDSAKLAHKNNLKTIYVTNGYMTPEALELIGPHLDAANIDLKGMSDKFYQELCQARLDPVLENIIAMYDQGIHLEITNLIIPGYNDSDKNISDLVNFLTQEVGKEVPLHFTRFMPHYKMDKVPPTPLEILLKARKIAQDAGLKYVYVGNVPGINGENTCCWNCGELLLERNGYGIGINKLKKTNKCPECGYKIDIIN encoded by the coding sequence ATGAAAATGGAAGCTCTACTTTATGAAAAAAAAGAATACTCAGTCCACTGTAAAGTATGCCAGCGCAGATGTTCCATCTCCACTGGTAAAAGAGGATATTGTTTAACCCGGGAGAACATTGAAGGGACTTTATACACTTTAAACTATGCTGCAGCATCATCCCTGGCAGTTGACCCTATTGAAAAAAAACCTCTATTTCATTTTTATCCCGGATCCCGTGTTTATTCCCTGGGGACAGTAGGCTGCAATTTTAGTTGTAAGTACTGCCAAAACTGGAGCATATCTCAGGCCCGTATTGATTCTTTTAAAACTAAATATGTCTCCCCTGAAAATGCGGTAGCTACTGCCAAAACTTACAACTGTAAATCCATCGCCTGGACCTATAACGAACCAACCATGTGGCTGGAATACACCATAGATTCTGCCAAATTAGCTCATAAAAATAATTTAAAGACTATATATGTTACCAATGGCTATATGACACCTGAAGCTCTGGAATTAATTGGGCCCCACCTGGATGCGGCTAATATAGACTTAAAAGGAATGTCAGATAAATTTTACCAGGAACTATGCCAGGCCCGTCTGGACCCTGTACTGGAAAATATTATTGCCATGTATGATCAAGGCATACATCTGGAGATTACTAACCTTATAATTCCCGGTTATAATGATTCGGATAAGAACATATCTGATCTGGTGAATTTTTTGACTCAAGAAGTTGGAAAGGAGGTTCCCCTGCATTTTACCCGGTTTATGCCCCACTATAAAATGGATAAGGTACCTCCTACCCCTTTAGAAATTTTACTCAAAGCCCGTAAAATCGCTCAAGATGCAGGATTAAAGTATGTTTATGTGGGCAATGTTCCAGGTATTAATGGTGAAAATACCTGTTGCTGGAATTGTGGGGAACTACTTTTAGAAAGAAATGGATATGGCATTGGAATAAATAAGCTGAAAAAAACAAATAAATGTCCAGAATGTGGTTATAAAATAGATATAATAAATTAA
- the thiL gene encoding thiamine-phosphate kinase gives MPSKKHIISDLGEKKLIHRIIKKTHNLQQDYYSKHPLIKKSLGDDAALMDLSEIGPSKNFLVVSSDMLLAKTHFPSQMSPRERGWKIVTVNVSDISAMGAIPQGLILSIGLPGDMEIRQFDELMDGVLEACNYYHIPLLGGDTNESSQMVLSGTIIGSVEKSKALMKSGARPGDIVAVSGDLGLAAAGFEILLSSTLDQDKIKSILPEKIIKKVIQKALKPQAKIKEGIIAAQSGNVTALTDITDGLASELEEILKASDLPLGIRIYEDKIPLPDEVKKIGEFFSKKPLDMALHYGEDFELLFCIKKDALASLKDKIKLMVVGEVTSTGNMEIVDKKGNINILPPGGYQHLEG, from the coding sequence ATGCCCTCTAAAAAACATATTATTTCTGATCTGGGCGAAAAAAAGCTCATCCATCGAATCATAAAAAAAACACACAATCTTCAACAGGACTATTATTCTAAGCATCCTCTAATTAAAAAAAGCTTAGGAGATGACGCTGCTTTAATGGATCTATCCGAAATAGGACCTTCTAAAAATTTTTTAGTGGTTAGTTCGGACATGTTACTGGCCAAAACACATTTCCCCTCCCAGATGAGTCCCCGAGAAAGGGGATGGAAAATAGTAACGGTTAATGTGAGTGATATATCTGCCATGGGGGCCATTCCCCAGGGACTTATTTTATCTATAGGGTTGCCAGGGGACATGGAAATCAGACAATTTGATGAATTGATGGACGGAGTTCTGGAAGCCTGCAACTATTACCACATACCCCTCCTTGGAGGTGATACCAATGAATCATCTCAAATGGTTCTTTCTGGAACTATTATTGGATCGGTGGAAAAATCAAAGGCACTGATGAAAAGTGGGGCCAGGCCTGGAGATATAGTAGCAGTATCTGGTGATTTAGGATTAGCAGCCGCTGGATTTGAAATATTATTATCTTCTACCCTGGATCAGGATAAAATTAAATCAATTTTGCCGGAAAAAATTATTAAAAAAGTCATACAAAAAGCCCTGAAACCACAAGCTAAAATTAAAGAAGGGATTATTGCAGCACAATCTGGTAATGTTACCGCTCTTACAGATATTACAGATGGCCTGGCCAGTGAACTGGAAGAAATATTGAAGGCCAGCGATTTACCACTGGGTATCAGGATATATGAAGATAAAATACCCCTACCAGACGAAGTAAAAAAAATCGGGGAATTTTTCTCTAAAAAACCATTAGACATGGCTTTACATTATGGTGAAGATTTCGAATTATTATTTTGTATTAAAAAAGATGCTTTAGCTTCCCTAAAAGATAAAATTAAGCTTATGGTGGTGGGTGAAGTAACTTCTACTGGAAACATGGAAATAGTAGATAAGAAGGGAAATATAAATATACTACCACCAGGAGGCTACCAGCACCTGGAGGGTTAG
- a CDS encoding Zn-ribbon domain-containing OB-fold protein, whose amino-acid sequence MTETVRTWRHIPQRYNLIGSKCLQCNKVFFPLRIVCPECRRKGKLENIKLSGKGKVYSYSVINTPTDEFKEIAPYAVAIVELDEGAKVTTQIVDCGPEDIQIGDEVEMVFRKIREQGDDGVISYGFKFKLKK is encoded by the coding sequence ATGACAGAGACCGTTAGAACATGGCGTCATATTCCACAACGCTACAACCTCATAGGATCTAAATGTTTACAATGCAATAAGGTATTCTTCCCCCTGCGTATAGTCTGCCCGGAATGCAGGAGAAAGGGAAAACTGGAAAACATAAAATTATCTGGCAAGGGAAAAGTATATTCTTATTCTGTAATTAATACACCTACTGATGAATTTAAAGAAATAGCACCCTATGCGGTAGCTATTGTTGAATTAGATGAAGGAGCTAAAGTAACTACTCAAATTGTTGACTGTGGACCTGAAGATATTCAAATTGGGGATGAAGTAGAGATGGTATTTAGAAAAATTAGAGAACAAGGCGATGATGGAGTGATTTCATATGGATTCAAATTCAAGCTCAAAAAATAA
- the cfbA gene encoding sirohydrochlorin nickelochelatase, translating to MDSNSSSKNKIGVVLVGHGSRLPYGKEVINQLAEKYKKEENYLVSVGFMEMTTPTIPTAVNELARQGVEKIIVTPVFLAHGVHTKKDIPHILGLDNGHETGHSHSHKHKHHEDDEEIDFSGEIIYTEPLGADPRVVEIIKDRVNHSL from the coding sequence ATGGATTCAAATTCAAGCTCAAAAAATAAGATAGGGGTAGTACTGGTAGGACATGGAAGCCGACTTCCCTATGGAAAAGAAGTAATCAATCAACTGGCAGAAAAATATAAAAAAGAAGAAAATTATCTGGTAAGTGTAGGCTTTATGGAAATGACCACACCCACTATTCCTACTGCGGTAAATGAATTGGCCCGGCAGGGAGTAGAAAAAATAATAGTCACTCCTGTATTTTTAGCCCATGGAGTACATACCAAAAAGGACATACCTCATATTCTGGGACTGGATAATGGCCATGAGACTGGCCACTCCCATAGCCATAAACACAAGCACCATGAAGATGATGAAGAGATTGATTTTTCCGGGGAGATCATATATACCGAACCATTAGGTGCAGATCCCCGGGTGGTTGAAATTATTAAGGATAGGGTTAACCATTCCTTATAA